A genomic window from Candidatus Pelagisphaera phototrophica includes:
- a CDS encoding amidase, translating into MTSFRKFCSITLLAFLSGSVLSSKTFDLSTATLVDIIEATDAGALSSEKLVQLYLKRIEAYDKSGPKINSIFFLNENAVEEAKAFDQERLDKGRRSPLHGIPIMVKDLIDVRGFPTTAGFNPFGSPIPARDAEVIRRLKDSGAIILAKVATVNWYGNGGFDPEQHPTGWTLNPYNIEYSPGVSSNGTGASIAAWFATLGLGTDTGGSVQIPSAYSSLVGMVGTQGLVSRSGIVPRGPTQDRAGPMTRSVYDAAALFSVMAGWDVEDLTTADAIGHFPESDWASMLGEPTLEGKRIGVLREMIQDPADSEVLACFEEALEDLKDGGALIADPILTGTNLREFSGSSVTGTTHPYELVPASNAYLKRLGPDRPFDTIEEMLETAGLDMVHSRYITAMSLPSPETIKDYQARHTLRIALRELIEETIDKWNLDALILPYRTLPPPAISTGQTHNDGDRNTLTSVTGLPGIIMPGGYTSKNLPVGIQFVGKRFSDLNLLRVAHGYEVASQNRKPAESVPPLPGEVFEY; encoded by the coding sequence ATGACTTCTTTCCGTAAATTCTGCTCGATCACTTTGCTTGCCTTCTTGAGCGGTTCCGTTCTCTCGTCGAAGACCTTCGATTTATCGACGGCTACCCTTGTAGACATCATCGAAGCGACAGATGCGGGGGCACTTAGCTCGGAGAAGCTCGTTCAGCTTTATCTAAAACGAATTGAGGCCTATGACAAAAGCGGCCCGAAGATCAATTCGATCTTTTTTTTGAATGAGAATGCTGTCGAAGAAGCAAAAGCGTTCGATCAGGAGAGACTGGATAAAGGCCGACGGTCACCCTTGCACGGAATCCCTATAATGGTAAAAGACTTGATCGACGTGAGGGGCTTTCCCACCACTGCAGGTTTCAACCCTTTTGGAAGTCCCATTCCAGCTCGCGACGCGGAAGTGATTCGAAGACTGAAAGACTCGGGAGCGATTATTTTAGCGAAAGTTGCAACGGTTAACTGGTATGGCAACGGCGGATTCGATCCCGAGCAGCACCCTACTGGCTGGACCTTGAATCCCTACAACATCGAATATTCGCCCGGCGTCTCCTCCAACGGTACTGGGGCTTCCATTGCTGCATGGTTTGCTACCCTCGGTCTGGGTACCGACACAGGTGGCAGCGTTCAGATTCCTTCAGCTTACTCCAGTCTTGTGGGCATGGTCGGGACGCAGGGTTTGGTTTCGCGGAGCGGGATCGTGCCTCGCGGACCAACCCAAGACAGAGCAGGCCCCATGACGCGATCCGTATACGATGCCGCAGCCCTCTTCTCAGTGATGGCCGGGTGGGATGTGGAAGATCTAACAACCGCGGACGCTATCGGACATTTCCCCGAAAGCGATTGGGCATCGATGCTCGGTGAACCCACTTTGGAGGGTAAACGAATTGGAGTGCTTAGAGAAATGATACAAGATCCAGCTGATTCGGAAGTCCTCGCCTGCTTTGAGGAGGCACTTGAGGACCTAAAAGATGGCGGAGCCTTGATCGCTGATCCTATTCTTACTGGCACTAATCTTCGCGAATTCTCGGGCAGTTCGGTAACTGGCACCACACATCCTTACGAACTCGTTCCCGCATCCAACGCCTACCTCAAGCGCCTCGGCCCAGACCGTCCGTTTGACACGATAGAAGAGATGTTGGAAACGGCGGGTTTGGACATGGTCCATTCCCGCTACATAACCGCGATGAGCCTACCCTCACCCGAAACTATCAAAGACTACCAAGCCCGCCACACACTTCGGATAGCTCTTAGAGAATTGATCGAAGAAACAATCGACAAGTGGAATCTGGACGCTCTGATACTACCCTATCGCACTCTTCCTCCTCCAGCCATATCAACGGGACAAACCCACAATGATGGCGATCGCAATACGCTTACCTCCGTTACGGGACTCCCCGGCATCATTATGCCCGGCGGCTACACTAGCAAAAATCTTCCAGTTGGTATACAATTTGTGGGCAAGCGTTTCTCTGACCTAAATCTTCTACGAGTCGCTCATGGATACGAGGTTGCTTCTCAAAATCGCAAACCCGCTGAATCTGTCCCGCCCTTACCAGGAGAAGTTTTCGAATACTAG
- a CDS encoding amidase, whose amino-acid sequence MNHESLAISKRSFLKALAKGALATGLLAPRSSKGAMTYKPRPQALLTTDIREPSDTEEEIHFMSATKLASLIRSKQISSTEAVQHFVDRIHKVNPQINAVVTPCFDRAFEEASKADELMTKGQLLGSLHGVPMTIKDSIDTEGVVSTGGTQGRSHFVPERDATTVARLRAAGAILIGKTNTPEFTLGGVDGLNTTSNIIFGMSRNPYNTKFSTYGSSGGAGAIVAAGGSGFDIGSDFGGSIRSPSHANGVAGFKPTTGRVPRTGHIVDYGGMFDSYQQLGPICRKVEDIIALMPIISGPDHKDAIIYDVPMTEPTTVDISKLRVGYYLQQGAGGMEATSEVRDVVLKAAKAMEKAGCPVTEDTPPRILEATDIRSELRNADGNAWQERLTKHYGTIVPGPSRRFDYPIVPMPRVTKLLEMQDEIKSEILTFMEDYDILLCPVRGFPVSEIGDPLKTRSRPGGSFTAIFNVTGYPAGVIRGGTDSNGVPIGFQIVGRPWADGVVMAAMLYLESQLGGYIKPNI is encoded by the coding sequence ATGAATCACGAATCGCTCGCTATTAGTAAACGCTCTTTTCTCAAAGCACTAGCCAAAGGGGCTTTGGCTACCGGCCTTTTAGCCCCTCGCTCGAGCAAAGGGGCAATGACCTACAAGCCTAGACCCCAAGCCCTTCTCACCACTGACATTCGCGAGCCGAGCGACACTGAAGAGGAGATACACTTTATGTCAGCCACCAAACTGGCATCGCTTATTCGTTCTAAGCAGATTTCTTCCACCGAGGCCGTACAACATTTTGTAGATCGTATCCACAAGGTGAATCCGCAGATCAACGCTGTTGTTACTCCTTGTTTCGATAGGGCATTCGAAGAAGCGAGTAAGGCGGACGAGCTTATGACGAAAGGTCAGTTATTGGGATCCCTGCACGGGGTACCCATGACGATTAAGGATTCCATCGACACTGAGGGCGTTGTGTCCACAGGTGGAACACAGGGACGTTCTCATTTCGTACCCGAGCGAGATGCGACGACCGTAGCCCGCCTCCGAGCTGCTGGTGCCATACTGATAGGAAAAACCAATACGCCAGAGTTCACCCTCGGAGGCGTCGACGGTCTAAATACTACATCTAATATCATTTTCGGGATGTCGCGAAACCCCTACAACACCAAGTTCTCCACATATGGATCTAGCGGTGGGGCTGGGGCAATTGTAGCTGCTGGCGGTTCCGGATTCGATATCGGTAGCGATTTTGGTGGCAGCATCCGCTCTCCGTCTCACGCAAACGGAGTCGCGGGCTTCAAACCGACCACAGGGCGTGTCCCGCGCACAGGACATATTGTTGACTACGGCGGCATGTTCGATTCCTACCAGCAGCTGGGTCCCATCTGTAGGAAGGTAGAGGACATAATTGCTTTGATGCCGATTATTTCAGGGCCAGATCACAAGGATGCGATCATTTACGACGTTCCTATGACAGAGCCCACGACTGTCGACATTTCTAAGCTCCGCGTCGGCTATTATCTCCAACAAGGTGCAGGCGGAATGGAGGCAACATCAGAAGTCCGCGACGTCGTGCTCAAGGCTGCTAAAGCGATGGAGAAAGCGGGCTGTCCCGTAACTGAAGATACACCGCCACGCATTCTGGAAGCTACAGACATTCGAAGTGAACTACGAAATGCGGATGGTAACGCGTGGCAGGAGCGCCTCACCAAGCACTACGGAACTATCGTTCCAGGACCCTCCCGCAGGTTCGACTATCCTATCGTGCCCATGCCTCGTGTGACAAAACTTCTTGAGATGCAAGACGAGATCAAGAGCGAGATCCTCACCTTCATGGAGGATTACGACATCCTGCTATGCCCCGTGAGAGGATTTCCCGTTAGCGAGATCGGAGATCCTTTGAAAACTCGATCTCGTCCAGGAGGAAGCTTCACCGCGATCTTCAATGTCACTGGCTATCCAGCTGGAGTCATCCGAGGTGGAACTGACAGTAATGGGGTTCCTATTGGCTTTCAAATCGTTGGTCGACCTTGGGCTGACGGGGTGGTGATGGCCGCGATGTTATACCTCGAATCACAATTGGGTGGGTACATTAAACCAAACATTTAA
- a CDS encoding amidase, translating into MSFNFLKSLGFLSCVLAATSKIPCQAETFDLSTTTIAEVHSAIDAGALSSEKLVRLYMNRIEAYDMKGPELKAIFYLNPEALDTAKALDRERIIKGKRSPLHGIPVIVKDLVDVEGLPTTGAFKPFGTPVPENDAEVVRRIKEAGGIILAKAATTNWFGNGFDKTHFHGPTKNAYNPLHLPGSSSNGPGAAMAAWYSTVAIGTDTGGSVRIPSAHSGLAGMVATQGMVSRAGIMPRGATQDRAGPMGRSIGDIATLLATISGWDVEDIATFEGSGHYASYDWLDEIQSAEIRGKRIGVLREMVYEGSDHTEGLEIFEKTLTDLEVAGAQIIDPIVTGLDLKTLSTSTVGRTAEYEKIFAQNAYLARFGKDRPYSTIQEMIASNDADLFSDAMHLALELEHPDTSPEYQARLRLRRMLRGVISDTVENYDLDALIFPFSTLQPQRIDTDQPRAPGGTNSLASNNGLPSIILPGGYTSDNLPIGIEFINEPFADLELLKVAAGAEKAMSQRKLPITTPSLKGEAFEY; encoded by the coding sequence ATGTCATTTAATTTCTTAAAATCTCTAGGCTTTTTGTCATGCGTCCTGGCGGCAACGTCCAAAATACCTTGCCAAGCGGAAACCTTTGATTTATCTACAACTACGATTGCGGAAGTACACTCTGCCATAGATGCAGGAGCACTCAGCTCTGAGAAGCTGGTACGACTCTATATGAATCGCATCGAGGCTTACGATATGAAAGGCCCGGAGCTAAAAGCAATTTTCTACCTCAATCCTGAGGCTTTGGATACGGCTAAAGCACTGGACCGCGAACGAATTATAAAGGGAAAACGTTCTCCTCTTCACGGCATTCCTGTCATTGTAAAGGATCTTGTTGACGTGGAGGGTCTTCCAACAACGGGGGCCTTCAAGCCCTTCGGAACGCCGGTTCCGGAAAACGACGCAGAGGTCGTTCGTCGCATCAAGGAAGCTGGCGGAATCATTTTGGCCAAAGCTGCAACCACAAACTGGTTCGGCAACGGATTCGACAAAACTCATTTCCACGGACCTACTAAAAATGCGTACAATCCGCTACACTTACCTGGAAGCTCGAGCAATGGTCCAGGGGCCGCCATGGCAGCCTGGTACTCCACCGTTGCCATTGGCACTGATACCGGCGGAAGCGTTCGCATTCCCAGTGCTCATTCCGGCTTGGCTGGAATGGTTGCCACACAAGGTATGGTTTCCAGAGCGGGTATCATGCCGCGAGGAGCAACACAGGATAGAGCGGGTCCGATGGGAAGGTCTATCGGAGACATTGCAACCCTTCTGGCAACTATCTCTGGCTGGGATGTGGAAGATATTGCGACTTTTGAGGGTTCAGGCCACTACGCTAGCTACGATTGGCTGGACGAAATCCAATCTGCAGAGATTCGTGGTAAGCGCATTGGAGTACTTCGAGAAATGGTATACGAAGGATCAGACCACACGGAAGGCTTAGAAATTTTCGAGAAAACGCTGACAGATCTTGAGGTTGCGGGTGCCCAAATTATCGATCCCATTGTAACCGGCCTCGACCTGAAAACGCTCTCAACTTCCACCGTTGGAAGAACAGCAGAGTATGAAAAGATTTTCGCACAGAATGCATACCTTGCCCGCTTCGGAAAAGACCGCCCCTACTCCACCATTCAAGAGATGATAGCATCCAATGATGCCGACCTCTTCTCGGATGCAATGCATTTAGCCCTTGAGCTAGAGCATCCAGATACTAGCCCCGAATACCAAGCCCGTCTGCGTCTCCGTCGAATGCTGCGAGGTGTTATTTCGGATACGGTTGAAAATTACGATTTGGACGCTTTGATCTTTCCTTTTAGCACTTTGCAACCTCAACGCATTGATACCGACCAACCACGGGCTCCTGGCGGAACCAACAGTCTCGCCTCAAATAACGGACTACCGTCCATTATCCTGCCGGGTGGCTATACCAGTGACAATCTTCCCATTGGGATCGAGTTCATCAATGAGCCCTTCGCCGATCTTGAGCTGCTCAAGGTTGCAGCCGGGGCCGAAAAAGCCATGAGCCAGCGAAAGCTACCCATCACTACGCCATCCCTGAAAGGTGAGGCTTTTGAATACTAA
- a CDS encoding amidase: MYPIQKDKASGRRGFVQKSALGAVAFGIGFPRIAKATSKKGELSIESSATNLARAIKSGYLSSAELLQDYLARIAEVNPAINAVVATCPERALEEAKKADASIAAARQAGPLHGVPFTIKDSLDTQGVVTTAGTLGYTTRIPNHDATVVARLRAAGAILIGKTNTPEFTLGGGGKGTINLIYGQTFNPHNTAHSPSGSSGGAGAIVAACGSAFDIGSDFGGSIRGPAHANGICGIKPTTGRVPRTGHWPGYGGAFDAYQQLGPLTRYVEDLSTIMEIISGPDFRDAGVIPAVLGDPISVPLNELRIAYYDNNELSTPTDETRQMIADAIEVLEPKVASIIEDYHGGDHVVYPLRDQITEADGGAWLERLLEKAGTSKPSAGLMRRINGEPIPTPDFTALLEKQDAFRSKMASWFSQYDIIICPANASPSRRLDDTSSTGGGYTRVYNLTGWPAAVVRASEAPNGMPIGLQIVGRPFKEDHVLAVAKEIEKAFGGWKKPDML; this comes from the coding sequence ATGTATCCGATTCAAAAAGACAAAGCGTCAGGTCGGCGAGGTTTCGTCCAAAAATCGGCTTTGGGGGCAGTAGCCTTCGGCATTGGTTTTCCTCGGATCGCTAAAGCGACCTCAAAAAAAGGAGAGCTGTCGATCGAAAGCTCAGCCACCAACCTAGCCAGAGCAATCAAGTCAGGTTATCTCTCGAGTGCGGAATTGTTGCAGGACTATCTTGCACGCATCGCTGAAGTTAACCCTGCCATCAATGCAGTAGTCGCGACTTGCCCTGAACGTGCCTTGGAAGAGGCAAAGAAAGCGGATGCTTCGATCGCCGCAGCTAGGCAAGCTGGTCCCTTGCATGGCGTCCCCTTTACTATAAAAGACTCTTTAGATACCCAAGGGGTCGTTACGACAGCTGGGACTCTCGGATACACCACTCGTATTCCGAACCATGACGCAACGGTTGTAGCACGCTTAAGAGCAGCTGGGGCTATTTTGATCGGCAAGACCAATACGCCTGAGTTCACTCTTGGAGGTGGGGGGAAAGGAACCATCAATCTCATCTACGGACAGACATTTAATCCTCACAATACGGCACACTCCCCAAGCGGCTCTTCGGGGGGAGCCGGAGCTATCGTGGCAGCCTGCGGTTCAGCTTTCGATATAGGCAGCGATTTCGGCGGAAGTATCAGGGGTCCCGCCCACGCCAATGGCATATGCGGTATTAAACCAACCACCGGACGCGTTCCTCGCACTGGGCACTGGCCAGGGTACGGCGGAGCATTCGATGCATACCAACAGCTCGGACCACTGACGAGATACGTCGAAGATCTATCGACGATCATGGAAATCATATCTGGACCAGACTTTCGAGATGCCGGGGTTATTCCTGCAGTGCTTGGAGATCCAATCTCTGTACCGCTCAATGAACTTCGAATCGCATACTACGATAATAACGAACTCTCTACGCCCACCGACGAAACCCGACAAATGATAGCAGATGCCATCGAAGTGTTAGAGCCTAAAGTTGCGAGTATTATCGAGGATTATCATGGAGGAGATCATGTCGTTTATCCCCTCCGAGATCAAATCACCGAAGCAGATGGTGGAGCCTGGTTAGAGAGACTCCTTGAAAAGGCTGGCACAAGTAAACCCTCGGCTGGTCTCATGCGCCGCATCAATGGCGAACCGATCCCAACCCCAGATTTTACCGCACTTTTGGAAAAACAAGATGCTTTCCGATCCAAGATGGCGTCTTGGTTCTCCCAATACGACATTATCATTTGTCCGGCCAACGCCTCACCCTCACGTCGCCTGGACGATACTTCGAGTACTGGGGGGGGCTACACTCGTGTTTACAACTTAACTGGTTGGCCAGCAGCAGTAGTGCGAGCAAGCGAAGCTCCGAACGGCATGCCAATCGGACTCCAGATTGTTGGACGACCTTTCAAAGAGGACCATGTGTTAGCAGTCGCTAAAGAAATCGAGAAAGCATTCGGAGGCTGGAAAAAGCCAGACATGCTCTGA
- a CDS encoding PVC-type heme-binding CxxCH protein, translated as MIRITKRITVALLSLPVVSLLEADVNDQSIAAEHTHAHAMRNTIVAQAQPAPNNFDPAKRRSVKDAKNEKTGKPPPELDASLESYAIYGETAPRPQATDRVSTSLPLRLEDNSRIALVGNTLFDRDRLFGYFESLIHQTHAYKKLRIRTLAWAADEVDLQPRPDNFGDLDQHLTAQKADVIFAAFGYNESFAGIEAIPSFKSRLRAFVRHTTSHAYNGRSAPELVLVSPIANENVEGVAAADLNNDRIAAYTRAMAEVALEESVGFIDVFESTHIAMADPRSDLTFNGAHLVDEGYQVFGKIAYEKTFGEELAPEVNERIREVVVEKNEQFFNRYRPLNTFYYTGGRNKTYGYLDFLPAMRNFDIMVDNRDQRIWDLAAGKQVNESIDDSNVPEMPETHQSRGANEYLSPEDELAAFDVDPRFDVNLFASEEKFPDIACPIQMRWDSRGRLWVSCSTTYPHVYPGQKPNDKLVILEDLDGDGKADKSTVFADDLHIPLSFVLGNGGVYISEEPDLVFLKDTDGDGKADFRRRIFTGFGTEDSHHALHDFVWTPDGDLLFREAIFHNSQVETVYGPIRAKNSSWFRYRPSTHRLTAFGAYPNTNPWGVTFDDWGNHVASHPIFASAFHATNPPYPEQHPKASGIPAYSGTCGQEFIDFSFWPKELQGGYVKARYKPNNRIEIHHWIEKEDSFVEEYQGDLIFSRNLSFIPVDIRFGPRGALYVCDWYNPIKGHAQYSLRDERRDRKSGRIWRIVPKGATLQDPPRIHAASIAELLELLKSPEYRYRYWAKRELRDREHGAVKRELDRWIAQLDPDDTRRDHHLLEAVWLYRGIDESNRDILSELLGSEDHLARAAATRQLRYGSSETEIQYLRERAQDESELVRLEAVIAASYIGTPEAVQVAMHVARQPAGTHLKYAVATSLGSENLSRHWKGAEQDYPVVGEFLDSFERDSKLLEGSTTRNSTESAFDSQKGITIVDISCLPERMMFTVTAFTVKAGKPVKLTLENPTATPHNLVIVEPGAAAEVGMAGNQMATDPSGASKHFVPDSPKVLFATKLLDPDTSETLRFIAPKESGEYPYICTFPGHWVIMRGVMTVEK; from the coding sequence ATGATACGAATAACAAAACGGATAACAGTAGCACTGTTGTCGCTACCTGTTGTTTCACTGCTTGAAGCAGATGTTAATGATCAAAGCATTGCGGCAGAGCACACGCATGCTCATGCAATGCGCAACACGATCGTGGCCCAGGCCCAGCCCGCTCCCAATAACTTCGACCCGGCGAAGAGGCGATCCGTCAAAGATGCCAAAAACGAAAAAACGGGCAAGCCTCCGCCAGAGCTGGACGCCAGTTTGGAGTCTTACGCGATCTATGGCGAAACCGCGCCTCGTCCACAGGCGACTGACCGCGTATCGACTTCACTCCCGCTCCGGCTAGAGGACAACAGCCGGATCGCTCTGGTCGGAAACACCCTGTTTGATCGCGATCGCCTGTTCGGATATTTTGAGTCGCTGATTCATCAAACCCACGCCTACAAGAAACTTAGAATCAGAACCCTGGCCTGGGCTGCGGATGAGGTGGATCTACAGCCGAGACCCGACAACTTTGGCGATCTCGACCAGCATCTGACGGCTCAAAAGGCCGACGTGATTTTCGCGGCCTTTGGGTACAACGAGTCTTTCGCCGGTATCGAAGCGATCCCTAGTTTCAAGTCCCGACTAAGAGCATTTGTTCGGCATACTACTAGTCACGCCTACAACGGTCGGTCCGCTCCTGAGCTGGTATTGGTTTCTCCCATCGCAAATGAGAATGTCGAGGGTGTCGCAGCGGCGGACCTGAACAACGATCGAATCGCCGCCTATACCCGGGCGATGGCGGAAGTCGCCCTGGAAGAAAGTGTTGGATTCATCGATGTGTTCGAAAGTACGCACATTGCGATGGCTGATCCTCGTTCGGACCTAACCTTCAATGGGGCCCATCTCGTCGACGAGGGCTACCAAGTCTTCGGAAAGATTGCCTACGAGAAAACCTTTGGCGAAGAGCTGGCGCCTGAGGTGAACGAGCGGATACGAGAAGTCGTAGTGGAAAAGAACGAGCAGTTCTTCAATCGCTACAGGCCTTTGAATACCTTTTACTACACCGGTGGTCGCAATAAGACCTATGGCTATCTCGATTTTCTGCCAGCCATGCGCAACTTTGACATAATGGTCGATAATCGCGACCAAAGGATCTGGGATTTGGCTGCGGGCAAGCAAGTGAACGAATCTATTGACGATTCCAATGTTCCGGAGATGCCCGAGACGCATCAGTCGCGTGGAGCAAACGAGTATCTCAGCCCCGAGGATGAGCTCGCTGCCTTCGACGTCGATCCACGCTTTGACGTAAATCTGTTTGCATCCGAAGAGAAGTTCCCCGATATCGCGTGCCCAATTCAAATGCGCTGGGATTCGAGGGGTCGCCTTTGGGTTAGTTGTTCCACGACTTATCCTCACGTTTATCCCGGCCAAAAGCCCAACGACAAGCTAGTCATTCTCGAAGACTTGGATGGCGATGGGAAAGCGGACAAGAGCACTGTATTTGCGGACGATTTGCATATACCGCTTAGCTTTGTATTGGGAAATGGGGGTGTCTACATATCAGAGGAGCCCGACCTTGTATTTTTGAAGGATACCGATGGAGACGGAAAAGCGGATTTCCGAAGGCGCATTTTTACCGGATTTGGGACTGAGGACTCGCATCATGCGCTTCACGATTTTGTATGGACGCCCGATGGGGATCTGCTGTTTCGCGAGGCTATCTTCCACAATTCCCAAGTGGAAACGGTTTACGGTCCGATACGGGCCAAAAACAGCTCCTGGTTTCGCTACCGGCCTTCAACGCATCGCCTAACTGCATTCGGAGCGTATCCAAATACCAACCCATGGGGAGTCACTTTCGATGACTGGGGGAACCATGTGGCGAGCCATCCCATTTTCGCTTCTGCCTTTCACGCCACCAATCCACCCTATCCGGAACAGCATCCAAAGGCATCTGGCATCCCGGCTTATTCGGGAACCTGTGGACAGGAATTCATCGATTTCAGCTTTTGGCCGAAGGAGTTGCAGGGTGGGTATGTTAAGGCCCGATACAAGCCAAATAATCGAATCGAAATCCACCATTGGATTGAGAAAGAGGATTCATTTGTGGAAGAGTATCAAGGAGATCTCATTTTTTCACGCAACCTCAGCTTTATTCCAGTGGATATTCGCTTTGGCCCACGAGGAGCACTGTATGTGTGCGACTGGTACAATCCTATCAAAGGTCATGCGCAGTATTCGTTGCGCGATGAGCGGAGGGACCGCAAATCAGGCCGGATTTGGAGAATTGTACCCAAAGGAGCGACCTTGCAGGATCCGCCGCGAATCCACGCCGCCAGCATTGCTGAGCTATTGGAGCTTTTGAAGAGTCCCGAGTACCGCTACCGCTATTGGGCAAAACGCGAGTTGCGCGATCGGGAACATGGCGCGGTGAAAAGGGAACTAGATCGGTGGATCGCTCAATTAGATCCCGATGACACCCGACGGGATCATCACTTGCTGGAAGCCGTCTGGCTCTACCGCGGTATTGATGAAAGCAATAGGGATATTCTTTCCGAACTGCTGGGTAGCGAGGATCACTTGGCCCGGGCCGCAGCGACTCGTCAGCTACGATACGGGTCATCTGAAACGGAAATTCAGTATTTACGAGAACGTGCCCAAGATGAAAGTGAGCTAGTTCGACTGGAGGCGGTTATTGCGGCCAGCTATATTGGAACTCCGGAAGCGGTACAGGTAGCCATGCACGTAGCAAGGCAGCCCGCGGGTACCCATTTGAAGTATGCGGTGGCGACATCGCTCGGCTCGGAAAATTTGTCGCGCCATTGGAAAGGGGCAGAACAAGATTATCCCGTGGTGGGAGAGTTTCTAGATTCTTTCGAGAGGGATTCGAAGCTGCTCGAGGGTTCGACTACCCGAAATTCAACGGAATCAGCCTTCGACTCGCAAAAGGGGATCACCATTGTAGATATCTCCTGCCTGCCCGAGCGTATGATGTTTACGGTGACAGCGTTTACCGTGAAAGCCGGCAAGCCGGTTAAGTTGACTTTAGAGAACCCTACGGCGACCCCACACAATTTGGTAATTGTAGAACCGGGTGCCGCCGCAGAAGTAGGTATGGCGGGAAACCAAATGGCGACGGATCCCAGTGGGGCTTCCAAGCATTTCGTCCCCGATTCGCCCAAAGTGCTTTTCGCGACAAAACTTTTAGATCCGGATACGAGCGAAACCCTGCGGTTCATCGCGCCGAAGGAATCTGGGGAGTATCCCTATATTTGCACATTTCCCGGTCACTGGGTCATCATGCGGGGTGTCATGACCGTGGAAAAATAG
- a CDS encoding ThuA domain-containing protein: protein MDFINHPFRKKQHLLALAILFLSPSLVSCSQTTETHSIYAGKKALFLLGEHEYGTPETLPAFAKSQLEPLGIASVIVKAKSDNRDSQLCHTFEGLELLDSADILVLSTRRRFPKSNELETIRKFIESGKPVIAVRTASHAFGAREKGTGYQPPAGHDSWNTFDTDVLGAHYTGHYRDIKGLPPLAVEAWIEASASGHPIVQNLSFKGPILVGHKLYKYEDIDLEINVVMSARHTKETPPHPIAWTNEQNGKRVFYMSPGGVEEMATPEIQSLLKAAVLWGLDGGAK from the coding sequence ATGGATTTCATAAACCATCCCTTTCGGAAGAAACAGCACCTGCTAGCGCTGGCGATCCTTTTCCTTTCTCCCTCTCTCGTTTCCTGCTCCCAAACGACCGAGACTCATTCCATCTACGCAGGCAAGAAGGCTCTTTTTCTTTTAGGCGAACACGAGTACGGTACCCCCGAAACCCTGCCCGCATTCGCAAAGTCCCAACTCGAGCCACTTGGCATCGCGAGCGTTATTGTTAAGGCCAAGTCCGATAATCGCGATTCTCAACTTTGCCATACTTTCGAAGGGCTTGAATTGCTGGATTCCGCCGATATTCTTGTTCTCAGTACGCGTCGTCGATTTCCCAAGTCGAACGAACTTGAGACCATACGGAAATTTATCGAGTCAGGGAAACCAGTCATCGCCGTTCGAACGGCGAGCCATGCGTTTGGGGCACGTGAAAAAGGAACAGGATACCAGCCACCGGCTGGCCACGACTCCTGGAACACCTTTGACACCGACGTCCTAGGGGCTCACTACACCGGACATTATCGGGATATCAAAGGGCTTCCGCCCTTGGCAGTTGAAGCCTGGATTGAAGCTTCCGCATCCGGTCACCCTATCGTACAAAACCTTTCCTTCAAGGGCCCTATCCTGGTTGGCCACAAACTCTATAAGTACGAAGATATCGATCTGGAGATCAACGTCGTCATGAGTGCCAGGCACACCAAGGAAACGCCGCCACACCCCATCGCATGGACCAACGAACAAAACGGAAAGCGCGTGTTCTACATGTCTCCAGGCGGTGTTGAAGAAATGGCTACACCAGAAATTCAGTCCCTCCTAAAGGCCGCCGTCTTGTGGGGCTTGGATGGTGGGGCGAAATAA